The Ignavibacteriota bacterium genomic sequence TCCTAATTCCAAAGGAAGAAGAGGAAGATTTCCGTACCGTTCCCATTTAGGTCCCATCATTGCCCCGCCATCATGCGCAACTCTGCCAACTTGATGACCTAAACCATGAGGATATTCTTCATAGCCGTTTTCAACAATATAACTGCGCGCGATATTATCAATTTCCCATGCTAGCTTTCCTGGCTTCATAGCGTCACCGGATTTTATAATTGCGTTTTTAATTACGTTAAAACCCCTTAAAACTTCTTCGGGAGCTTGAGTTTCTTCTTCTTTTAAAACATACCAAGTTCTTTGCAAATCTGCGCAGTATCCGTTTTTCTTTACTCCAAAATCCATATTTATAACATGACCTCTTTGAATTTTTCTATCTGTTGGTCCCGAATGTGCTCCGGCTGTATCTGGTCCGGTAAATACAGCGGGACAATGTTCTTCGTCCCAGGCAAAGTCAAAACCGCGTTCTTTAACTTTTCGGCGGACAAAATCCGCGACTTCTTTCTCAGTTTTACCTGGCTCAATAAAATCTGTTACTTCATCAAAAATAATTAATGTTTCTTTTATTGCATCTTTTATAAGATCAACTTCTGCTTTAGATTTTCTCCCTCTTAAAGCTGCAACAATTTCTTCTGACGAAACAAATCTTTCAGCGTAAGGTGTTTCTTTCAGCAAATCTATTAATTCCAAATAAACACCATGAGTTAAGCCATCAGCCATTGATGAATTTCTTGAAAAATTTAATGCTATTTTATTCGGGTTATACTTGTCTAAAATATTTATTAAATCCGCCTTAACAGATTTTAAATATGGAACAATTGTTTTAAATGTTCCTACTGATTTCATATTGGCTTCTTCAAGCGAGCCGATAATTGCAACAGTATCGCCTTCCTTGGTAATAATAAATGCCGAGTGCCAAGTTGCGCCGGTTCCAACAATCATTTCCATAATTGGATCTTTAATATTTCCGGTTTCCCTTACAAAAGTCATCCACATGTCAATATTTTTTTCTTTAAGAATTTCAGCGGCTTGTTTTTGTTTTTCTAATATTAATTGATCAGCCATTATAAATCTCCCAAATTTATTATAACATATATAATTTTAAACTAATAATAATTTACCTGCCAACAAACTTTTTTAAAATATTTTCATCGGAAGTAGCTAAAATTTGCTCTTTGCAATTTGCACAAATAAATTTAACTGATTTTGGTTTCGCGCTTAAACCTAATATTGTTAAAAGAAACCATCCCCATTTTGAATATTCGCATTCATGAATGACCAATGGATGATCATATTTGTGTCCGCATTTACAATGTTCGTTCATAATAAAAAATGATTATTATATGAAAATACTAAAATGCATTTAGATTTTATAGAATATTTCTATATTTACACAATGTTTTAACGAAAAAAGGATTAAAGTGGAAATAAAAACCGCAATTATTGATTTGTATAATGGTGAAGAAAATCAAGGAATGAGATGTATTAAAGACATTTTGGAAGAAACAAATGAAAAGAAATCTGACATTAATTTAACATACAATATATTTGAATCGAGAAATAAAAATGAAGTTCCTTCTAGCGACTACGATATTTACATTTCTTCTGGCGGACCAGGTGATCCATTTGACGGTGAAGGTACAAAATGGGAAAAAAAGTATTTTAATTTAATGGATAAGATTTGGTCTCATAACCAAAACAATAAAAGTAAAAAAAAATATGTGATATTCATTTGTCATTCGTTTCAAATTATGGCAAGATATTTCAAACTTGGTGAAGTTATACCGAGAAATTCCAGATCATTTGGAATTCTACCTGTTCATAAAACTGAAATTGGAAGGCTTGATAATATTTTGCACGGGCTGCCTGATATTTTTTACGGTGCCGATTTTAGAAGTTATCAGGTTATTAGTCCGGATAAAAATGTGTTTAGGGAACTTGGCGCAAAATTAATTGCGATTGAAAAACTTAGACCGCATATTGAATTGGAAAGAGCAATGATGGCAATTAGAGTTTCCAATGAATTTATCGGTACACAATTTCACCCTGAAGCCGATATTGTTAGTATGAGGCATCATTTTGGGCAAGCTGAAAGACAAAAACAAGTTGTTGATGAATACGGAGAAAAAAAATTAGCCGAAATGTTAGAACATCTGGAAAACCCGGATAATATTATTTTAACTCGTAATACGGTAATTCCAAATTTTTTAAATATTGCAATCGAAGAATTAAAGGTAAAATAATTTTAAGAAAGTTAAATATTTTTAATATATAAATCCTTGACGGTTTTATCTCGGAGAAATCCGATTTTTGTAAGATATTTTTGATGTGATTCAACATTAGATTCCGCAGTTAATATTTTATAACCTTTTTTTACAAAATGATTTGACTGTGCAAAGTAAATAAATCTCGCGTTCTTCAAATCCCTATAATCAGGTATTGCGTAATCAAGTTCAATTAATATCCTTTGTGTATCAACTTCCTTATATGCAAACAACCCAACGGGAATTAAATTCCTTAGTATAAAAAAACTTTTATCTTCATCAATTTTGGAAATTTCAAAATTCGGAAAAAATTTCAAAATGTCGGTTTTATAAAAATCATAAAATTTATTTAATAATGAACCATGTGAATTTTCAATTTGCAATAACGTAAAATATTCTTTCTTTCGCTTCATTTCTATTATGTAATAAATATCAACAGCGGAAATGAAACTATTTAAAACGAATACCGGAATTGCTCCAACCATTAAACCATATGTCGCAAATGTTGCAGCTCCTATAAGATTAATTCTTCTTAAGTAAAAAATATTTTTCATCATTAGGGAAATTGCGACTAATGCCGAACCCGTATAACCAATAATTTCTATAAAATTCATAAGTTTTTAAAATAATTATGTGAATAAATTAGCGATGTTATTTATTTTAACACAATTATTTTTGTTTGTAACATGAAATAATTGTAAGTGTTAAGATAAACTAAAATTAAATATTATCTGCAAACTAAATTTTATGAATACATTTTTTGAATTAATTTTACTTTTTACTGCCGGGGTTATAACAAGTTTTATTAACGTAATGGCAGGAGGCGGTTCAACCTTAACGCTTCCAATTTTAATTTTTTTGGGTTTAGACGCGCCGGTTGCAAACGGAACAAACAGACTTGGGATATTATCTCAAAGTATTTTTGGCGCTCTTTCGTTTCATAATCAAAAAATAAGTCAAATTAAGTTAAGTATTAAATTAAGTTTATTAACACTTCCCGGAGCAATAATAGGCGCATTTTACTCGACAAAAATTGAAAATGAGCTTTTCGAAAAAATTCTTGGCGTTGTAATGATAGGAATCGTAATTACAATGTTGATCCCAAATTCCAAAAAAGTCTTAAATGATAAAATATATGAAAAGCTTCCATGGTTAATTTATCCATCAATGCTGGCGCTTGGATTTTACGGCGGATTTATTCAGGTAGGAATAGGATTTTTATTAATGCTTACATTGCACAATATCTTAAAGTTAAATTTGGTATATGTAAACTTTCACAAAGTATTTATTGTTTTGATATATACAATTCCGGCATTTTTAATTTTCGTATTTACAAATAACGTTAATTGGTTATATGGAATAAGTCTATCAGCCGGCAGTGGACTCGGAGCTTGGTGGGCGGCAAAAGTTGCGGTCAGAAGGGGAGAAAAAGTAATTAAAATAATTTTAATAGTATCAATTATTATAATGGCTTATCAGTTACTAATCGGATTCTAAAATTATGAATGATAAAAAGCATTGGTATGATGGAAAATTTTATGATAAATTCATTGCGCCGAACCAGGATAAAATATTTGAACAAATAATAAAAATAATTGCAAAAGACACTTTGATTTTGGATGTAGGCTGCGGAACCGGCAGATTGGCGTTTCAATTATCCGGACACTGCAAAAAAATTGTAGGCGTCGATCTTTCATCTAAAAATATTGCTGTGGCAAATATGAATCACAACTCAGAATTCAATAATGTTGAATTCCTTCACGGAAGTATCGCCGAAGTAAAACAAAAATATTCATACAAATTTGATTATGCAGTTCTTACGTTTGTTATTCACGAAGTACCTGAAAAGGAAAGACTGGATTTATTGACATCCATTAAGAGTGTTTGCGGGAAAATAATAATCTGTGATTATATTGCTCCGACTCCAAAATCTATTTGGGGAAAACAAAATGTTGTTGTCGAATTTCTTGCCGGAAAGGATCACTATATGAATTTTAAGAACTACATTAAAAACGGC encodes the following:
- a CDS encoding GMP synthase; protein product: MRCIKDILEETNEKKSDINLTYNIFESRNKNEVPSSDYDIYISSGGPGDPFDGEGTKWEKKYFNLMDKIWSHNQNNKSKKKYVIFICHSFQIMARYFKLGEVIPRNSRSFGILPVHKTEIGRLDNILHGLPDIFYGADFRSYQVISPDKNVFRELGAKLIAIEKLRPHIELERAMMAIRVSNEFIGTQFHPEADIVSMRHHFGQAERQKQVVDEYGEKKLAEMLEHLENPDNIILTRNTVIPNFLNIAIEELKVK
- a CDS encoding class I SAM-dependent methyltransferase; the protein is MNDKKHWYDGKFYDKFIAPNQDKIFEQIIKIIAKDTLILDVGCGTGRLAFQLSGHCKKIVGVDLSSKNIAVANMNHNSEFNNVEFLHGSIAEVKQKYSYKFDYAVLTFVIHEVPEKERLDLLTSIKSVCGKIIICDYIAPTPKSIWGKQNVVVEFLAGKDHYMNFKNYIKNGGLDYLVKEANLEKKFEVKNQPQTTHLVVLE
- a CDS encoding aminopeptidase P family protein, producing the protein MADQLILEKQKQAAEILKEKNIDMWMTFVRETGNIKDPIMEMIVGTGATWHSAFIITKEGDTVAIIGSLEEANMKSVGTFKTIVPYLKSVKADLINILDKYNPNKIALNFSRNSSMADGLTHGVYLELIDLLKETPYAERFVSSEEIVAALRGRKSKAEVDLIKDAIKETLIIFDEVTDFIEPGKTEKEVADFVRRKVKERGFDFAWDEEHCPAVFTGPDTAGAHSGPTDRKIQRGHVINMDFGVKKNGYCADLQRTWYVLKEEETQAPEEVLRGFNVIKNAIIKSGDAMKPGKLAWEIDNIARSYIVENGYEEYPHGLGHQVGRVAHDGGAMMGPKWERYGNLPLLPLELGNVFTIEPRLPIKNYGIATMEEIVWIKENGVEYLSKPQTELYIIK
- a CDS encoding sulfite exporter TauE/SafE family protein, with translation MNTFFELILLFTAGVITSFINVMAGGGSTLTLPILIFLGLDAPVANGTNRLGILSQSIFGALSFHNQKISQIKLSIKLSLLTLPGAIIGAFYSTKIENELFEKILGVVMIGIVITMLIPNSKKVLNDKIYEKLPWLIYPSMLALGFYGGFIQVGIGFLLMLTLHNILKLNLVYVNFHKVFIVLIYTIPAFLIFVFTNNVNWLYGISLSAGSGLGAWWAAKVAVRRGEKVIKIILIVSIIIMAYQLLIGF